GGCAGCCTGCGGACCTGCTACTGGTAAAGCGCCGTTGGACGAATCCGCAACACCTGAGCCGGCTTCTTTCTACGGAATAACAAAAAAACAAGGTGAAGAGATTATCATCAGGAACGGTCTGGATTATATCATCCTGCGACCCGCTGCAGTATACGGACCTTATGACACTGAAATCTTGAAATATATAAAAATCCTGAACCGCGGAGTCTGCCCGATCATCGGCAAAAGTGGAAAACACCTGAATTTCATATATATCAAGGACCTGGTGCAATTGATAATCCGACTCATCTCTGTTCGTCGTTTTGACAAAAAGCTCTATTTTGTGAATGATGGAAATTGTTATTCGGACGAAGAAATATTCGGACAGATCTCGTCCCTGCTTAAAAAGAAAAGCATCAAAATTCATATATCTGAATCCATAGCCTTCTTGTGCGGCCTCTTCAATGATCTATTCCTTCCGCCATCCCGAAGGCTCATCTGGCGGGATAAGATAAAAGAGCTCTCAAAAAAATACTGGCTCTGTTCCAATGAAAGATTAGTAAGGGAATATGGATTCAC
This genomic window from candidate division WOR-3 bacterium contains:
- a CDS encoding NAD(P)-dependent oxidoreductase, with amino-acid sequence MILLTGATGFIGKNLVPELAGDHALKILVRKTSNITPFLNLKNIKIVYGDLEKNMGIDDALNNTELVIHCAARTIGRNYIEYYRMNTLGTAYLVQAMKKKGIKKILYLSSQAACGPATGKAPLDESATPEPASFYGITKKQGEEIIIRNGLDYIILRPAAVYGPYDTEILKYIKILNRGVCPIIGKSGKHLNFIYIKDLVQLIIRLISVRRFDKKLYFVNDGNCYSDEEIFGQISSLLKKKSIKIHISESIAFLCGLFNDLFLPPSRRLIWRDKIKELSKKYWLCSNERLVREYGFTPAYTFKDGIRETIEWYQKNGLLR